Proteins from one Streptococcus mitis B6 genomic window:
- a CDS encoding sugar ABC transporter permease, producing MEKQQPSKAALLSIIPGLGQIYNKQKAKGFIFLGVTIVFVLYFLALAAPELSNLITLGDKPGRDNSLFMLIRGAFHLIFVVVYVLFYFANIKDAHTTAKHINNGIPVALTFKEMVKGIYENGFPYLLIIPSYVAMTFAIIFPVIVTLMIAFTNYDFQHLPPNKLLDWVGLTNFTNIWSLSTFRSAFGAVLSWTIIWALAASTLQIVIGIFTAIIANQPFIKGKRIFGVIFLLPWAVPAFITILTFSNMFNDSVGAINTQVLPILAKFLPFLDGALIPWKTDPTWTKIALIMMQGWLGFPYIYVLTLGILQSIPNDLYEAAYIDGANAWQKFRNITFPMILAVAAPTLISQYTFNFNNFSIMYLFNGGGPGSVGGGAGSTDILISWIYRLTTGTSPQYSMAAAVTLIISIIVISISMIAFKKLHAFDMEDV from the coding sequence ATGGAAAAGCAACAACCTAGTAAAGCAGCTCTGCTGTCTATCATTCCTGGGTTAGGACAGATTTACAATAAACAAAAAGCCAAAGGTTTTATCTTCCTTGGTGTAACCATCGTATTCGTCCTTTACTTCCTAGCACTTGCAGCCCCTGAATTGAGCAATCTCATCACTCTTGGTGACAAACCAGGTCGTGATAATTCCCTCTTTATGCTGATTCGTGGTGCCTTCCATTTAATCTTTGTAGTTGTTTATGTACTCTTTTATTTCGCAAATATCAAAGATGCACATACAACTGCCAAACACATTAACAATGGCATACCAGTAGCACTTACCTTTAAAGAAATGGTCAAAGGGATCTATGAAAATGGCTTCCCTTACCTCTTAATCATTCCATCTTATGTTGCCATGACTTTTGCGATTATCTTCCCAGTTATCGTAACCTTGATGATCGCCTTTACCAACTATGACTTCCAGCACTTGCCACCAAACAAATTGTTGGACTGGGTTGGTTTGACCAACTTTACGAACATCTGGAGTTTGAGTACCTTCCGTTCTGCCTTTGGTGCCGTTCTTTCTTGGACTATCATCTGGGCTTTGGCTGCCTCAACTTTACAGATCGTCATCGGTATCTTCACAGCTATCATTGCTAACCAACCATTTATCAAAGGAAAACGTATCTTCGGTGTTATTTTCCTTCTTCCTTGGGCTGTTCCAGCCTTCATCACTATCTTGACATTCTCAAACATGTTTAACGATAGTGTCGGAGCTATCAACACTCAAGTATTGCCAATCTTGGCTAAATTCCTTCCTTTCCTCGATGGGGCTCTTATTCCTTGGAAAACAGACCCAACTTGGACTAAGATTGCCTTGATTATGATGCAAGGTTGGCTTGGATTCCCATACATCTACGTTTTGACCTTGGGTATCTTACAATCTATTCCTAACGACCTTTACGAAGCAGCTTATATTGACGGTGCCAATGCTTGGCAAAAATTCCGCAACATCACTTTCCCAATGATCTTGGCTGTTGCGGCACCTACTTTGATTAGCCAATACACCTTCAACTTTAACAACTTCTCTATCATGTACCTCTTCAATGGTGGAGGACCTGGTAGTGTCGGTGGTGGAGCTGGTTCAACCGATATCTTGATCTCATGGATCTACCGTTTGACAACAGGTACATCTCCTCAATACTCAATGGCGGCAGCTGTTACCTTGATTATCTCTATCATTGTCATCTCAATCTCTATGATCGCATTCAAGAAACTACACGCATTTGATATGGAGGACGTCTAA
- a CDS encoding extracellular solute-binding protein, translating into MSSKFMKSAAVLGTVTLASLLLVACGSKSADKAADSGSSEAKELTVYVDEGYKSYIEEVAKAYEKDSGVKVTIKTGDALGGLDKLSLDNQSGDVPDIMMAPYDRVGSLGTDGQLSEVKLSDSAKTDDKTKSLVTAADGKVYGAPAVIESLVMYYNKDLIKEAPKTFADLENLAKDSKYAFAGEDGKTTAFLADWTNFYYAYGLLAGNGAYVFGQNGKDAKDIGLANEGSITGINYAKSWYEKWPKGMQDTEGAGNLIQTHFQEGKTAAIIDGPWKAQAFKDAKVNYGVATIPTLPNGKEYAAFGGGKAWVIPQATKNLEASQKFVDFLVSTEQQKVLYDKTNEIPANTEARSYAEGKNDELTTAVIKQFKNAQPMPNISQMSAVWDPAKNMLFDAVSGKKDAKTAANDAVTRIKETIKQKFGE; encoded by the coding sequence ATGTCATCTAAATTCATGAAGAGCGCTGCTGTGCTTGGAACTGTTACACTTGCTAGCTTGCTTTTGGTAGCTTGCGGAAGCAAATCTGCTGATAAGGCTGCTGATTCTGGTTCATCTGAAGCGAAAGAACTCACTGTATATGTAGACGAGGGATATAAGAGCTATATTGAAGAAGTTGCTAAAGCTTATGAAAAAGATTCTGGAGTAAAAGTTACTATTAAAACTGGTGATGCTCTAGGAGGCCTTGATAAACTTTCACTTGACAACCAATCTGGTGATGTCCCTGACATTATGATGGCTCCATACGACCGTGTAGGTAGCCTCGGTACTGACGGACAACTTTCAGAAGTGAAATTGAGCGACAGCGCTAAAACAGATGATAAAACTAAATCTCTTGTAACAGCTGCTGACGGTAAAGTTTACGGTGCTCCAGCCGTTATCGAGTCACTCGTTATGTACTACAACAAAGACTTGATAAAAGAAGCTCCAAAAACTTTTGCTGACTTAGAAAACCTTGCTAAAGATAGCAAATATGCCTTCGCTGGTGAAGACGGCAAAACTACTGCCTTCCTAGCTGACTGGACAAACTTCTACTATGCATACGGACTTCTTGCTGGTAACGGTGCTTACGTATTCGGACAAAACGGTAAAGACGCTAAAGACATCGGTCTTGCAAACGAAGGTTCAATTACAGGTATCAATTACGCTAAATCTTGGTATGAAAAATGGCCTAAAGGTATGCAAGATACTGAAGGTGCTGGAAACTTGATCCAAACTCATTTCCAAGAAGGTAAAACAGCTGCTATCATCGACGGACCTTGGAAAGCTCAAGCCTTTAAAGATGCTAAAGTAAACTACGGTGTTGCAACTATCCCAACTCTTCCAAATGGAAAAGAATATGCTGCCTTCGGTGGTGGTAAAGCTTGGGTCATCCCTCAAGCCACTAAGAACCTTGAAGCTTCTCAAAAATTTGTAGACTTCCTTGTTTCAACTGAACAACAAAAAGTATTATACGATAAGACTAACGAAATCCCAGCTAACACTGAGGCTCGTTCATATGCTGAAGGTAAAAACGATGAGTTGACAACAGCTGTTATCAAACAGTTCAAGAACGCTCAACCAATGCCAAACATCTCTCAAATGTCTGCAGTTTGGGATCCAGCGAAAAATATGCTCTTTGATGCTGTAAGTGGTAAGAAAGATGCGAAAACAGCTGCTAACGACGCTGTAACAAGGATCAAAGAAACAATCAAACAAAAATTTGGTGAATAA
- the malQ gene encoding 4-alpha-glucanotransferase, translating into MKKRQSGVLMHISSLPGAYGIGSFGKSAYDFVDFLVRTKQRYWQILPLGTTSYGDSPYQSFSAFAGNTHFIDLDILVEQGLLQASDLEGVDFGSDASEVDYAKIYYARRPLLEKAVKRFLEVGDVKDFEKFAQDNQSWLELFAEYMAIKEHFDNLAWTEWPDADARARKASALESYREQLADKLVYHRVTQYFFFQQWLKLKAYANDNHIEIVGDMPIYVAEDSSDMWANPHLFKTDVNGKATCIAGCPPDEFSATGQLWGNPIYDWEAMDKDGYKWWIERLRESFKIYDIVRIDHFRGFESYWEIPAGSDTAAPGEWVKGPGYKLFAAVKEELGELNIIAEDLGFMTDEVIELRERTGFPGMKILQFAFNPEDESIDSPHLAPANSVMYTGTHDNNTVLGWYRNEIDDATREYMARYTNRKEYETVPHAMLRTVFSSVSFMAIATMQDLLELDEAARMNFPSTLGGNWSWRMTEDQLTPAVEEGLLDLTTIYRRINENLVELKK; encoded by the coding sequence ATGAAAAAACGTCAAAGTGGTGTGTTGATGCACATTTCTTCTCTTCCAGGGGCATACGGAATCGGATCATTTGGTAAAAGTGCTTACGACTTCGTTGATTTCTTGGTTCGCACAAAACAACGTTACTGGCAAATCCTTCCACTAGGAACAACTAGTTACGGAGACTCTCCTTACCAATCTTTCTCAGCCTTTGCAGGAAACACTCATTTTATCGATTTAGATATCTTGGTGGAACAAGGCTTGTTGCAAGCAAGTGACCTTGAAGGGGTTGACTTTGGTAGCGATGCGTCTGAAGTTGACTATGCGAAAATCTACTATGCACGTCGTCCTCTTCTAGAAAAAGCGGTAAAACGTTTCTTGGAAGTAGGAGATGTTAAAGATTTTGAGAAATTTGCTCAAGACAACCAATCATGGCTTGAACTCTTTGCAGAGTATATGGCTATCAAAGAGCATTTTGATAATCTTGCTTGGACTGAATGGCCAGATGCAGATGCTCGTGCTCGTAAAGCTTCAGCACTTGAAAGCTACCGTGAGCAATTGGCAGACAAGTTGGTTTACCACCGTGTGACTCAATACTTCTTCTTCCAACAATGGTTGAAATTGAAAGCTTACGCTAACGACAACCACATCGAAATCGTTGGAGACATGCCAATTTACGTAGCGGAAGATTCAAGCGATATGTGGGCAAATCCACATCTCTTCAAGACAGATGTCAATGGTAAGGCTACTTGCATCGCAGGATGCCCACCAGATGAATTTTCTGCCACTGGTCAGCTTTGGGGTAACCCAATCTATGACTGGGAAGCAATGGACAAAGATGGCTACAAATGGTGGATTGAGCGCTTGCGTGAAAGCTTCAAAATCTACGACATCGTTCGTATTGACCACTTCCGTGGCTTCGAATCTTACTGGGAAATCCCTGCTGGTTCTGATACAGCAGCACCTGGTGAGTGGGTGAAAGGTCCTGGTTACAAGCTTTTTGCAGCCGTTAAGGAAGAACTTGGTGAGCTAAACATCATCGCTGAAGACCTTGGCTTCATGACTGATGAAGTTATCGAATTGCGTGAACGTACTGGCTTCCCAGGAATGAAGATTCTTCAATTTGCCTTCAACCCAGAAGACGAAAGCATCGATAGCCCACACTTGGCACCTGCTAACTCAGTTATGTACACAGGAACACACGATAACAATACGGTCCTTGGTTGGTACCGTAACGAGATCGATGATGCGACTCGTGAGTACATGGCGCGCTACACGAACCGTAAAGAATACGAAACAGTGCCACATGCTATGCTTCGTACAGTCTTTTCATCAGTTAGTTTCATGGCAATTGCAACTATGCAAGATTTGCTAGAATTGGATGAGGCAGCTCGTATGAACTTCCCATCTACCCTTGGTGGAAACTGGTCTTGGCGTATGACTGAAGATCAATTGACACCAGCTGTCGAGGAAGGCTTGCTTGACTTGACAACAATTTATCGCCGAATCAATGAGAATTTGGTAGAATTAAAGAAATAA
- the glgP gene encoding glycogen/starch/alpha-glucan family phosphorylase, with product MLSLQEFVQNRYNKTIAECSNEELYLALLNYSKLASSKKPVNTGKKKVYYISAEFLIGKLLSNNLINLGLYDDVKKELAAAGKDLIEVEEVELEPSLGNGGLGRLAACFIDSIATLGLNGDGVGLNYHFGLFQQVLKNNQQETIPNAWLTEQNWLVRSSRSYQVPFAHFTLTSTLYDIDVPGYKTETKNRLRLFDLDSVDSSIIKDGINFDKTDIARNLTLFLYPDDSDRQGELLRIFQQYFMVSNGAQLIIEEAIEKGSNLHDLADYAVVQINDTHPSMVIPELIRLLTARGIELDEAISIVRSMTAYTNHTILAEALEKWPLEFLQEVVPHLVPIIEELDRRVKAEVKDPAVQIIDESGRVHMAHMDIHYGYSVNGVAALHTEILKNSELKAFYDLYPEKFNNKTNGITFRRWLMHANPSLSHYLDEILGEGWHHEADELEKLLSYEDKAAVKEKLESIKAHNKRKLARHLKEHQGVEINPNSIFDIQIKRLHEYKRQQMNALYVIHKYLDIKAGNIPARPITIFFGGKAAPAYTIAQDIIHLILCMSEVIANDPAVAPHLQVVMVENYNVTAASFLIPACDISEQISLASKEASGTGNMKFMLNGALTLGTMDGANVEIAELVGDENIYIFGEDSETVIDLYAKAAYKSSEFYARKAIKPLVDFIVSDAVLAAGNKERLERLYNELINKDWFMTLLDLEDYIKVKEQMLADYEDRDAWLDKVIVNIAKAGFFSSDRTIAQYNEDIWHLN from the coding sequence ATGTTATCACTACAAGAATTTGTACAAAATCGTTACAATAAAACCATTGCAGAATGTAGCAATGAAGAGCTTTACCTTGCTCTTCTTAACTACAGCAAGCTTGCAAGTAGCAAAAAACCAGTTAACACTGGTAAGAAAAAAGTTTACTACATCTCAGCTGAGTTCTTGATTGGTAAACTCTTGTCAAACAACTTGATCAACCTTGGTCTTTACGACGATGTTAAAAAAGAACTTGCAGCTGCAGGTAAAGACTTGATTGAAGTTGAAGAAGTTGAATTGGAACCATCTCTTGGTAATGGTGGTTTGGGACGTTTGGCTGCCTGCTTTATCGATTCAATTGCTACTCTTGGTTTGAACGGTGACGGTGTTGGTCTTAACTACCACTTTGGTCTATTCCAACAAGTTCTTAAAAACAACCAACAAGAAACAATTCCAAATGCATGGTTGACAGAGCAAAACTGGTTGGTTCGCTCAAGTCGCAGCTACCAAGTACCATTTGCTCACTTCACATTGACATCAACTCTTTACGATATCGATGTACCTGGTTACAAGACAGAAACGAAGAACCGCTTGCGTTTGTTTGACTTGGATTCAGTTGATTCTTCAATCATTAAAGACGGTATCAACTTTGACAAGACAGATATCGCTCGCAACTTGACTCTTTTCCTTTACCCAGATGATAGTGACCGTCAAGGTGAATTGCTCCGTATCTTCCAACAATACTTCATGGTTTCAAACGGTGCGCAATTGATCATCGAAGAAGCAATCGAAAAAGGAAGCAACTTGCATGACCTTGCTGACTACGCAGTTGTCCAAATCAACGATACTCACCCATCAATGGTTATTCCTGAGTTGATCCGTCTTTTGACTGCTCGTGGTATCGAACTTGACGAAGCAATCTCAATCGTTCGTAGCATGACTGCCTACACTAACCACACAATCCTTGCTGAAGCCCTTGAAAAATGGCCTCTTGAATTCTTGCAAGAAGTGGTTCCTCACTTGGTACCAATTATCGAAGAATTGGACCGTCGCGTGAAAGCAGAAGTGAAAGATCCAGCTGTCCAAATCATCGATGAGAGCGGACGTGTTCACATGGCTCACATGGATATCCACTACGGATACAGTGTTAACGGGGTAGCAGCACTTCACACTGAAATCTTGAAGAACTCTGAGTTGAAAGCTTTCTACGACCTTTACCCAGAAAAATTCAACAACAAAACAAACGGTATCACTTTCCGTCGTTGGCTTATGCATGCTAACCCAAGCTTGTCTCACTACTTGGATGAGATTCTTGGAGAAGGTTGGCACCATGAAGCGGATGAGCTTGAAAAACTCTTGTCTTACGAAGACAAAGCAGCTGTCAAAGAAAAATTGGAAAGTATCAAGGCTCACAACAAACGTAAATTGGCTCGTCACTTGAAAGAACACCAAGGTGTGGAAATCAATCCAAACTCTATCTTTGACATCCAAATCAAACGTCTTCACGAGTACAAACGCCAACAAATGAACGCTTTGTACGTAATCCACAAATACCTTGACATCAAAGCTGGTAACATCCCTGCTCGCCCAATCACAATCTTCTTTGGTGGTAAAGCAGCTCCAGCCTACACAATCGCTCAAGACATCATCCACTTGATCCTTTGCATGTCAGAAGTTATTGCTAACGATCCAGCAGTAGCTCCACACTTGCAAGTAGTTATGGTTGAAAACTACAACGTTACTGCAGCAAGCTTCCTTATCCCAGCATGTGATATCTCAGAACAAATCTCACTTGCTTCTAAAGAAGCTTCAGGTACTGGTAACATGAAATTCATGTTGAACGGAGCTTTGACTCTTGGTACTATGGACGGTGCTAACGTAGAAATCGCTGAGTTGGTTGGCGACGAAAACATCTACATCTTCGGTGAAGATTCAGAAACTGTTATCGATCTTTACGCAAAAGCAGCTTACAAATCAAGCGAATTCTACGCTCGTAAAGCTATCAAGCCATTAGTTGACTTCATCGTTAGCGATGCAGTTCTTGCAGCTGGAAACAAAGAGCGCTTGGAACGTCTTTACAATGAATTGATCAACAAAGACTGGTTCATGACTCTTCTTGACTTGGAAGACTACATCAAAGTGAAAGAGCAAATGTTGGCTGACTACGAAGACCGTGACGCATGGTTGGATAAAGTTATCGTAAACATTGCTAAAGCAGGATTCTTCTCATCTGACCGTACAATCGCTCAGTATAACGAAGATATCTGGCACTTGAACTAA
- a CDS encoding putative RNA methyltransferase, whose protein sequence is MNTNLKPKLQRFASATAFACPICQENLTLVESSLKCNNRHSFDLAKFGYVNLAPQIKQSANYDKENFQNRQQILEAGFYQAILEVVSDLLASSKNAKTILDIGCGEGFYSRKLQESHPDKTFYAFDISKDSIQIAAKSEANWAVNWFVGDLARLPIKDASMNILLDIFSPANYGEFRRVLSKDGILIKVIPTENHLKEIRQKVQDQLTNKDYSNQDIKNHFQEHFTILSSQTASLTKSITAEQLQTLLSMTPLLFHVDQSKIDWSNLTEITIEAEILIGQAL, encoded by the coding sequence ATGAATACAAATCTCAAACCCAAACTTCAACGTTTTGCTTCTGCGACTGCCTTTGCCTGTCCTATCTGTCAAGAAAATCTGACCTTAGTAGAGAGCAGTCTCAAATGCAACAACCGCCATTCTTTTGACTTGGCTAAATTTGGCTATGTCAATCTAGCACCTCAAATCAAGCAATCTGCCAACTACGACAAGGAAAATTTTCAAAACCGTCAACAAATCCTAGAAGCTGGATTTTATCAAGCTATTCTAGAGGTCGTCTCTGATTTACTTGCTAGCTCAAAAAATGCCAAAACAATTTTAGATATCGGTTGTGGTGAAGGATTCTATTCTCGCAAACTCCAAGAAAGTCATCCTGACAAAACCTTCTATGCCTTTGATATTTCAAAAGATTCTATCCAAATCGCTGCCAAGAGTGAAGCAAACTGGGCAGTCAATTGGTTCGTTGGTGACTTAGCTCGTCTTCCTATAAAAGACGCTAGCATGAATATCCTACTAGATATCTTTTCACCTGCCAACTATGGAGAATTTCGTCGCGTTTTATCCAAAGATGGTATCCTGATAAAGGTCATTCCAACTGAAAATCACCTCAAAGAAATCCGCCAGAAGGTACAAGACCAGCTGACAAACAAGGACTATTCTAATCAAGACATTAAAAATCATTTCCAAGAACACTTTACCATCCTATCTAGTCAAACTGCCTCTCTGACCAAATCTATCACAGCAGAGCAGCTTCAAACCCTACTCAGCATGACTCCCCTACTCTTTCATGTCGACCAGAGCAAGATAGACTGGAGCAACTTGACAGAGATTACCATTGAGGCAGAGATTCTTATTGGACAAGCACTGTAA
- a CDS encoding DUF6110 family protein: MLKEVLSVAKVAKKSSLFLGGVAFGTLGLKILASKEAKKGYSKALAKAYKLKDELDASVSVVKQHGDDVLQDAKYLYEQEKKEEQLDSLIGE, from the coding sequence ATGTTAAAAGAAGTATTAAGCGTTGCAAAAGTTGCGAAAAAATCATCACTCTTTTTGGGTGGTGTCGCATTTGGTACCCTTGGTTTGAAAATCTTAGCAAGTAAGGAAGCTAAAAAAGGTTATTCTAAAGCTTTGGCTAAGGCTTACAAGTTAAAAGACGAGCTAGATGCATCTGTTTCTGTTGTGAAACAACATGGAGACGATGTTTTGCAAGATGCCAAATATTTGTACGAGCAAGAGAAAAAAGAAGAGCAATTAGATAGCCTTATAGGGGAATAA
- a CDS encoding heavy metal translocating P-type ATPase, whose protein sequence is MSFKVLYRGYQHIRLSSSFSLTLDIQDYLRSLARDEKGIESIQFYMDQQHFTLRIKEGFSVLDNAEAFLKKIDKGKVSELMTLPVRREESAYSIVSGAAIKRVLFRSLVPSPIRYIWTCYQAFGYVKEAYQTLARKELTMEVLDCSAILLSLFMNQSKTASNIMFMLALGNHLDQWSLKKTATDLEQSLLAKESDVFLVQGDTVVSIKSSDVQIGDVLVLSQGNEILFDGQVVSGLGMVNESSLTGESFPVEKRESDLVCANTVLETGELRIRVTDNQMNSRILQLIELMKKSEENKKTKQRYFIKMADKVVKYNFLGAGLTYLLTGSFSKAISFLLVDFSCALKISTPVAYLTAIKEGLNREMVIKDGDVLEKYLEVDTFLFDKTGTITTSYPIVEKVLPFGDYSEEEILRISACLEEHIYHPIANAIVKQAEIEGIEHEEMHGKLQYIASKGIKSHIDGQPVVIGNYVLIQDEQIHISLEQNALIEEYKSHYNLLFLAYQNELIGMFCIHTPLRKEAKAALEKLKAQGKKLILATGDTLVRTEELVKDLPFDQVYTDLKPDGKFELVEELQKAGHTILMVGDGLNDSAALTLSDIGVVMNESADISKQMSDILLLDNRLDFFQELDWLSSSLQTLIKKNIQDTVVVNSSLIGFGLFNWLSPSNLSILHNLTTLRIVLRSLSIKG, encoded by the coding sequence ATGTCTTTTAAAGTGCTATATAGAGGATATCAACATATCCGACTATCATCTTCTTTTTCACTCACCTTGGATATTCAAGACTATCTTCGTTCCTTGGCGAGAGATGAAAAGGGGATTGAGTCTATCCAGTTTTACATGGATCAACAGCATTTTACTCTACGTATAAAAGAAGGCTTTTCTGTATTAGATAATGCAGAAGCCTTTTTAAAAAAAATCGATAAAGGGAAAGTTTCGGAGTTGATGACTCTTCCTGTTCGTAGAGAAGAAAGTGCCTATTCTATCGTTTCAGGTGCAGCGATTAAGCGTGTGCTTTTTCGTAGTCTTGTGCCGTCTCCTATTCGCTATATATGGACCTGTTATCAGGCTTTTGGATATGTTAAAGAAGCCTATCAAACACTAGCGCGTAAGGAACTAACGATGGAAGTCTTGGACTGTTCGGCTATTTTATTGTCTTTGTTTATGAACCAATCCAAGACTGCCAGCAACATCATGTTTATGCTTGCTTTGGGGAATCATTTAGACCAGTGGTCCTTGAAAAAAACTGCAACAGATTTAGAACAGAGCCTTCTTGCAAAAGAGAGTGATGTATTCTTAGTACAGGGCGATACGGTTGTTAGTATCAAGAGTTCCGATGTTCAAATAGGAGATGTCTTGGTCCTATCTCAAGGAAATGAAATTCTGTTTGATGGACAAGTAGTTTCAGGTTTAGGTATGGTCAACGAAAGTTCCTTGACAGGAGAGAGTTTTCCAGTTGAAAAAAGAGAGTCTGATTTGGTTTGTGCAAATACAGTATTAGAAACTGGAGAGTTACGCATTCGTGTAACCGATAATCAGATGAACAGCCGTATTTTACAGCTGATTGAGTTGATGAAGAAATCTGAAGAAAACAAGAAAACGAAACAACGCTATTTCATCAAGATGGCGGATAAGGTCGTCAAATATAATTTCTTGGGGGCTGGGCTGACTTACCTATTAACAGGTTCCTTTTCTAAGGCTATTTCTTTTCTATTGGTCGATTTCTCCTGCGCTTTGAAAATCTCTACTCCTGTAGCTTATTTGACAGCTATCAAGGAGGGGTTGAATCGTGAAATGGTGATTAAGGATGGGGATGTTCTGGAGAAATATCTGGAAGTCGATACCTTCTTATTTGATAAGACTGGGACAATTACAACTAGCTATCCTATAGTTGAAAAGGTGTTACCTTTTGGAGACTATAGTGAGGAAGAAATCTTAAGAATCAGCGCCTGTCTTGAGGAACACATCTATCATCCTATCGCTAATGCCATTGTCAAGCAAGCTGAGATAGAGGGAATTGAACATGAGGAAATGCATGGGAAACTCCAATATATCGCAAGTAAGGGGATCAAATCTCATATAGATGGGCAACCAGTTGTTATTGGAAATTATGTCTTGATACAGGATGAGCAGATTCATATCAGTTTAGAACAAAATGCTTTAATTGAAGAGTACAAGAGTCACTACAATCTCTTATTCTTGGCTTATCAGAATGAATTGATTGGAATGTTCTGCATTCATACTCCTTTGAGAAAAGAAGCAAAAGCGGCCTTGGAGAAACTTAAGGCACAAGGGAAAAAATTGATTCTGGCAACAGGGGACACCTTGGTTAGAACAGAGGAATTAGTCAAAGATTTGCCTTTTGATCAGGTCTATACAGACTTGAAACCTGATGGGAAATTTGAGTTAGTAGAGGAACTTCAGAAAGCAGGTCACACTATTTTGATGGTTGGAGATGGATTAAATGACTCAGCGGCTCTAACCCTATCAGATATCGGTGTGGTGATGAATGAGAGTGCAGATATTTCTAAGCAGATGAGCGATATCTTATTGTTAGATAATCGCTTGGATTTCTTCCAAGAGTTGGATTGGCTATCATCATCTTTGCAAACACTCATCAAGAAGAATATTCAAGATACCGTTGTCGTAAATAGTAGTTTGATTGGCTTTGGCTTGTTTAATTGGCTCAGTCCTTCAAATCTCTCTATCTTACATAATCTAACAACCTTACGCATAGTCCTGCGTAGCCTGTCTATTAAGGGATAG
- the tyrS gene encoding tyrosine--tRNA ligase, with protein sequence MHIFDELKERGLIFQTTDEEALRKALEEGQVSYYTGYDPTADSLHLGHLVAILTSRRLQLAGHKPYALVGGATGLIGDPSFKDAERSLQTKDTVDGWVKSIQGQLSRFLDFENGENKAVMVNNYDWFGSISFIDFLRDIGKYFTVNYMMSKESVKKRIETGISYTEFAYQIMQGYDFFVLNQDHNVTLQIGGSDQWGNMTAGTELLRRKADKTGHVITVPLITDATGKKFGKSEGNAVWLNPEKTSPYEMYQFWMNVMDADAVRFLKIFTFLSLDEIEDIRKQFEAAPHERLAQKVLAREVVTLVHGEEAYKEALNITEQLFAGNIKNLSVKELKQGLRGVPNYQVQADENLNIVELLVSAGVVNSKRQAREDVQNGAIYVNGDRIQDLDYVLNDADKLENELTVIRRGKKKYFVLTY encoded by the coding sequence ATGCACATTTTTGATGAGCTAAAAGAGCGTGGTTTGATTTTTCAAACGACTGATGAAGAAGCTTTGCGTAAAGCCCTAGAAGAAGGTCAAGTTTCTTATTATACTGGCTACGATCCAACTGCTGACAGCCTTCACCTAGGCCACCTTGTCGCAATCTTGACAAGTCGTCGCTTGCAACTAGCAGGTCACAAACCTTATGCGCTCGTTGGCGGTGCTACAGGTCTCATCGGAGATCCGTCCTTCAAAGATGCTGAACGTAGTCTCCAAACAAAAGACACAGTAGATGGCTGGGTCAAGTCTATCCAAGGACAACTTTCTCGTTTTCTTGACTTTGAAAATGGGGAAAACAAGGCTGTCATGGTCAACAACTACGACTGGTTTGGCAGCATCAGCTTCATTGACTTCCTCCGTGATATCGGAAAATACTTCACTGTCAACTACATGATGAGCAAGGAGTCTGTGAAAAAACGGATTGAAACAGGAATTTCATACACTGAGTTCGCTTACCAAATCATGCAAGGTTACGACTTCTTCGTTCTTAACCAAGACCACAATGTCACTCTTCAAATCGGTGGTTCTGACCAGTGGGGAAATATGACAGCTGGTACTGAATTGCTTCGTCGTAAGGCTGACAAGACAGGCCACGTTATCACAGTTCCGCTTATCACAGATGCAACTGGTAAGAAATTTGGTAAATCAGAAGGAAATGCCGTCTGGCTCAATCCTGAAAAGACTTCCCCATACGAAATGTACCAATTCTGGATGAACGTTATGGATGCTGACGCTGTTCGCTTCTTGAAGATTTTTACTTTCTTGTCACTTGATGAGATTGAAGACATTCGTAAACAATTTGAAGCAGCTCCACACGAACGCTTGGCTCAAAAAGTATTGGCTCGTGAAGTCGTTACACTTGTTCACGGAGAAGAAGCCTACAAAGAAGCCCTCAACATCACTGAGCAACTCTTTGCAGGAAACATCAAAAACCTTTCTGTCAAAGAGCTCAAACAAGGACTTCGTGGTGTACCAAACTACCAAGTACAAGCAGACGAAAACCTCAACATCGTGGAACTCCTCGTGTCAGCTGGTGTAGTTAACTCAAAACGCCAAGCCCGTGAAGACGTCCAAAACGGAGCTATCTACGTCAACGGCGACCGCATCCAAGACCTTGACTATGTCTTAAATGACGCAGATAAGTTAGAGAACGAACTGACTGTTATCCGTCGTGGAAAGAAAAAATACTTTGTTTTGACTTATTAA